The following coding sequences are from one Canis lupus baileyi chromosome 19, mCanLup2.hap1, whole genome shotgun sequence window:
- the CD70 gene encoding CD70 antigen produces MQRRLKTTMAEEGSGCPVPRLPWASVLRVALPLFLAGAVIYCFLCTQRLAQQRQLESPGWDMAELQLNHTGQRQDCRLRWQGGPALGRSFVHGPELDNGQLHVQRSGIYRLHIQVTLANCSSSLWATTPHRATLTVGICSPAARSISLLRLNFHGGCVVTSQRLTPLGRGDTLCTNLTLPLLPSPNADETFFGVQWVHP; encoded by the exons ATGCAGCGCCGACTGAAGACCACGATGGCAGAGGAGGGCTCCGGCTGCCCGGTGCCCCGCTTGCCCTGGGCGTCCGTCCTGCGGGTGGCTCTGCCGCTCTTTCTGGCGGGCGCGGTTATCTACTGCTTCCTCTGCACCCAGCGCCTCGCGCAGCAGCGGCAGCTCGAGTCACCTGGG tGGGACATGGCTGAGCTCCAGCTGAATCACACAG GACAGCGGCAGGACTGCAGGCTGCGCTGGCAAGGAGGCCCAGCACTGGGCCGCTCCTTCGTGCATGGACCGGAGCTGGACAACGGGCAGCTGCATGTCCAGCGCAGTGGCATCTATAGGCTGCACATCCAAGTGACACTGGCCAACTGTTCCTCCTCCCTATGGGCCACCACGCCCCACAGGGCCACCCTGACGGTGGGCATCTGCTCCCCAGCAGCTCGCAGCATCAGCCTGCTGCGCCTCAACTTTCACGGAGGTTGTGTGGTCACCTCCCAGCGCCTGACACCATTGGGTCGAGGAGACACTCTCTGCACCAACCTCACCCTGCCTCTGCTGCCATCCCCAAATGCCGATGAGACCTTTTTTGGGGTTCAGTGGGTCCACCCCTAA